The Budorcas taxicolor isolate Tak-1 chromosome 2, Takin1.1, whole genome shotgun sequence nucleotide sequence GCTGTATACTGGGTAAGCAAAATTTATAGATATCCACTGCAGTGTCAGTGCTGAAAAGGCTGTTAAGAATCATCTAGTCCAGCCTCTTCAGCttaaagatggggaagctgaCGTGCAGGGGTGCTTTTCTCAGGTTCCCTGAATCACTAACAGAGCTGTGTTGTCCATGTCCTGCCAAAGACCCATTCAAATTCTCCCTCTCCAAGGCTTGCCTAGGCTGGTGCTAAGTCAGCAGAAAGAAAAGcatattattttgctttgttttcttaccCAAATTCCTCCTGGCAGGTCCTCTTCATGCTCTATGTAGCTTAGCCAAAAGTTTGGCATGTCAGCCAGGTTGTCTAGCCTTTGCACTAAAACAAAATACCCACGTGATCTACTCTGCACACCTCAAGTGACTATGGAATCTTTGGGGGGATCTTAATGGTCACAACTCTAAGGAATGTGTAAAGAGGGTGTCTGATAATGAGATTACCAAAAACACCTTAATTCATTCAtagatttcttctttcatttttaagagtTCCTACAATAATTCGTGCTAGGCTgctaacagaaaaataatagtcCTCACCCCAAAGAGCACAGATAACTCTCCCCAGCTATTTAGAGTTAGGGCAGGAAATGGATCTAGAATAGACTGTGCAATAAGAAGTTTTTTGCCTTTCAAggttattcttttccatttcacaTTGCCCATCCACCTCAAATGCTTGCTTTGTGAACTACTGAGGTCGACAAAAATCCTAGGAATCAACAGACCAGAGTAATCTGCATCCTGCCCCCAGCCTAGGCATCACATCCAGTTGTTTAGCAATGTTTATTGATTATCTGCTGTGTGACGCATCGGCACTGGGTGAATATCAGTGAATATAAGACAGGGAAAATTTCCTGTCCTAAAGGACTTTACATTGTAGTAGAGCAGAACCTAGCTTCTCTGCTAGGGAAGTGGGCAGAGGAGAATTCCCAGGAGCTAGAACTCTTTAATTTGCCTCCTTTGCGCCTTCATATGTTAAGTTGTTGGTtttgtttagtgactaagtcatgtccaactctttgcaaccccatggtcagtggcccaccaggctcctctgtccatggggtttcctaggcaagaatattggagtaggttgccattcccttctccaggcaatcttcccagcacaaggattgaactcaggtctcctgcattgcaggcagattctttactgtctgagccaccagcgaagccctcaTATATAAGAGCCAAAGTAATTCTGTTTGGTTCTTACACTTTAAACCAATTTTGCAATAATCACTGATATAGAATTTACCCTTTAAGTGGAACAGGAGTTACTCATGGAAAGGTAGATGAACCTATGGAGTCTATAAGCTggaatactttaataaaaatataatgcaaccatttggggggaaaaaataccAAACAACCCATGTTAGCCTCACTGTTTTATGTTATTAACTGTTATTACATAAAAAGATTATGTTTGcaccttccttttttttattCAGCAATTTAATTGAAGTTTTATGTGAGGTTTTAAAATCTACATGTTCTTCAAATTCATATCCCTTTTCTCATCACAGAATTCATGTAAACTCTAATGGAATTTTCCTGGTGAGAGCTTCCAGTCCTGCTGGGCAAACATCCGCTTCCCATATTTCTGAGCAAATTGCTACCTCTCCAGTAGGGCAACATGGAAAAATTTCAATTAGAAACAATCAAATCCCATGAAGCAAGACTAAATCCTATAATGCTGAATTCCAGTAACATTTTTGCCGGCctatcttttctcattttccccaAGAGTACTTTTCTATTTCCTATTCTGTCTTCCAAGTACCAAAGCTGGTTTCCAGCTCAAAATTCTTTGTACCACCCCCATGCCACCTCTCATTTGCTATAATACATCATCAAgctttctctattatttttaacCTCTGACAGTGATATACAAAGCACTGCTGTAAAGCATCCTTTTTTGCTAACAGGAGAACTCTCCTAGTGGTTTATATTTCTCTTATATCCTAACAGTGTCTCATCGGGTAGATTCTGGCATCTACTTGGAGAGAGGACCCTGGCCTCTACAATAATGAAATACTAATAGAGAAGGACTCAGACACTACTACTTTTTTTTGAATGCCTTCTAAAATTGCTTTCATGTACATTATTTCATGTACAATTGCAGTTTATTCCAGAACAATGCAATGTGATATTTATAAACATAGTAATCCCGTAGTGTAACATATTTATTCAGTGACAACTTTCAGTCTATTGATTGAAGAAGAATGTACCAGTTGTTCATCAGATTTAAGCATTTGTATCCTCCATGGTTCCTCTTGAAGTAACACAAACAGCTGTGAATAAGGAAGCATGCTGAAGCTATATCTATGTTATACATGTAATCAGTGGTAAATTCCATTTAATGCATGTCTGGCTATAAAAATCCAGTGAAGCTTAACTATTCAAGTAGGGTTTCATCTTGAATTTGAGATTACCATTCAAATAACAGCAGCAGTGTTAATGTTGACAGTTTATATTGTAGAACCTACATGTATTCAGATGTGCATAAATGGTGATAGACAACAgtaaataagatatatatataataaccaTACAAAAATTCAACTTTTACAATTGAATTTTCCCAACAAAGAAcctagatttctttttcctttttaagtttcAGGAGGCACTTAGGCTTAGGAAAAAATCATCTAACCATCTAAAAATCATCTAAtcctcttttctgtatttttattttccactcCCTGTCTCTCTTGTCTTAAGGATGATCTTATTCTGCTaagactgctgtaacaaaatatcacagactgggtggcttaaacaacagaactttattttcttatagcTCTGGAGGATGGAAGTCCAAGATAAAACAGTTAAAAAGTTTGGTTTCTCTTGAGGCTTCCTTTTGTGGCTTTCAGATAACTGCCTTCTTGCTTTATCTTCACATGGCCTATTCTTTCTCTTCACATGGCGATGCAAGCACATCGCCAGTGTGTCTACCTCTTCACAGGATGACTGGAGTTAGAATCCCTAGACTCAAGATCAGAAATTAAGCATATAAATTTTGGAAGGACAAAAATTAGTCCATACAGGTACCGTACATTctatttcatctctctctctaccTGACATTCTCTCTGTTCCCAAGTAGGAATGTTACAGACCCATTTCTATTCCTTGTAAACATGTAAACATCTACTGATTGGGGTTAGACACATTCAAGTTGGGCATCAAGCCACAGGCCAGTGGAGGAATTTTAGTTTCCATCAACAGGTAAAGGCATGGAGCTAAGGATCAGAAATTAGGCAGCAGCTAGTGTGATTGGAGACTATAATTTTAAGTTCAGAGTTAGGAAATAAAGTCTTTTCTATTCTCTGTCATCCATTCAATCCTTTCTATattcaaaaatatcaaaaagacAATTGAAGAGAAATGTCATTTCCTTATTCCCATGTCTTACCTCCTTGAGTGGTTTATATGAATTTAGGTACAGAGTATTTCTCAGAATAGAATTTGGGCTTCTCTCTTAGGTGGACACCTCCAAACCCCTAGAAATCCAGTAGTCTGGTATTGGGTATAGAGTAGGTATTGCCTGGAATATCTCCAGGGGGCCACAGCATCACCCCCACCTCTACAGACTCACCCCATTGACCCAACACTCCATCAGAGGTTGGTGTCAACCAACTGCCCAGGCTGTTGTAGCACCTGTTTCCTTCTATTTATGGCATTAAGAACTTTCTTCCTGGGACCCAGCTGCATGTGTATGCTCTGAAGGTCCTCATCAGAGCAAAGCAGCAGAGCTTCCAGATCAATTTGCTCTCTCATGAAAATAGGAAGGAATTCTTCCAAGTAGTGGGACTGCAAGAACACTTCCAGGGCAGTAGCATCAACCACATCTTCCTCCCATTCCACTTCATCCTCATCCCAGGGCAGATCACCTTCATGGTTgttttcctctccctcttcatCAGCCTCAGCTTCTCCTTGTCTCTGAAACAGTTCACTGGGTATTGTAAGCCCCAGCTCTCTCCTGCTGTCTGAGATGTCTTCAGGGCTGAATATTCTATTCCTTCCAAAAACAACATTTCCTAGACCTGGACGGTTGAGAATGGATTCGTGTTGCATACAGCTGTCCCCCTTTGCAGACAACTGGAGCTTCTCTATGAAGTCCCCTGAGAATTCATCTTCCTCATCCTCTCTGAACACTTCTATCACATTCTTCTGTCCACTTCTGCTCTCATTCCCTAACTGCTCTGCTGTATCTTTGTTCTTCTTGAACTTAAGCTTGAGGGTATCTTTAATACCCTTAGACAGTGACCCAAATGTGTTAGAAGCAGAAGCATTTGAAAGCAATGACCTAGTGAAAGTTCCCTTGGCAGAAGAAAGAGTCCCAGATTCCTCCTTGCTGTATGTGCGGGCCATCTTATTTTGGTGCTTCTCCTGGAGCCTCTCACACTCTTTGATCTGCTTCTTGACATTCTTCTGAGCCTGCTCCTTCTGTCTGGTGACTTTCTTGGGGTTCATGATGTTCTGGGCAGTGGCAGCCTTATCCAGAAGAGCAACACATTCATTCTGCTCTCTGCTGGCAGCAGCATCCAGTGGAGACTGTAAGTCATTGTCCAGAGCAAAGATGTTGGCACCAAAGTTGATCAGGAATGAGACGCAGTGGGCATGACCGTTGGAGGCTGCATAATGTAAAGGAGTATTTCCCCAGATGTCACATCTATTAGGGTCCCCTctagaagagaaaatataaacaatacaTACTAATTTTCTCTCTGAAGATGAGgtctaagaaataaaaaaataaagaacaaaatgcaAGTTAATCTTGCCTTGACATTGTTACAAGATAACTTCAAAAGCCCAGGTATGTCACATTTAGGTATCACGTGGCCAGAAACAATCCATATCTACCCTGTATCtcatttttcaaagcaaaaaagCTTTCTAAGAAACTCCCAAAATGAGTAACTTTCATGTCTTATTGGCCAGAATCAGATCACATACCTAGGAGAAAAAAAGTAGAGCTACCTTATTTATCTAAGATCAATTAGATGTTTCCCCTAGATAGGATTACCCCATGCTATGCTGGTAAATGTTAACAACCATCTcattaagggaaaagaatcaaacACTGATTTATATAGCATGTGGTGGTAAATACACCACCTCAACACATTTTAAGCACTAATATGACATTACTGGACACAGAATTTGGAAGAGAGGCATAGTAGCTATTGATTATAAATTATTCCCACAACATAGATATTTAATAGATGTAAACAATCTTAAGAGCAAAGATAATAGTAAAATGTGgtaaaataattagaaaggaataagttttgagtattacctttttaatataatttattaaatttaagtttatataattttatttttaataatgaattgTTTATCTGATTCAGACTTCCTAGAAACTTAGCAATCATCTCTCCTGAGCTTGTTAGA carries:
- the ANKS4B gene encoding ankyrin repeat and SAM domain-containing protein 4B, which gives rise to MSTRCHQAASDSYLELLKEATKRDLNLSDEDGMTPTLLAAYHGNLEALEIICSRGGDPNRCDIWGNTPLHYAASNGHAHCVSFLINFGANIFALDNDLQSPLDAAASREQNECVALLDKAATAQNIMNPKKVTRQKEQAQKNVKKQIKECERLQEKHQNKMARTYSKEESGTLSSAKGTFTRSLLSNASASNTFGSLSKGIKDTLKLKFKKNKDTAEQLGNESRSGQKNVIEVFREDEEDEFSGDFIEKLQLSAKGDSCMQHESILNRPGLGNVVFGRNRIFSPEDISDSRRELGLTIPSELFQRQGEAEADEEGEENNHEGDLPWDEDEVEWEEDVVDATALEVFLQSHYLEEFLPIFMREQIDLEALLLCSDEDLQSIHMQLGPRKKVLNAINRRKQVLQQPGQLVDTNL